The genomic window cattcgaatcaccaagcttgccctccacgccaaggagagtcccatccggacacgggacggagtcttctgtcttgtatcttcatagtccaacagttcggccaaagtatatagtccggctgtccggatagccccttatccaggactccctcagccttcatctaggagccagcggggtgggggatccccggatctcgtcgaggtcgcgggctatggtgACTGGAGGTCCATTGGCACTTGCCGTTTGGGTCCTCAGATGGGCGATGGATGCAGGGAGACgaagacccttcttcttccttgtcggtATGATTTGTTGTtgctgttcttctccttcctctgcgctgGAGCTGGAGGGAGATTCTGTTTTGCCCGGGCGAATGGCCCGGCCGCGGTGCTAgaccggtcggatgactcgagttctcttccttccggaagggacatttttcgcggtactcaaagccaaagatggcgacgtctgttgcaggtgtgttggattgatgtccatgtcctctcagcgctggtgtcaagaaaggaggaagcagcgtgGCGGCAATTGTTCCGTGGTTGAAGATGATAACCTGCTTGCGCCTGGTTGCAGATCGttctgctgcaggggtcttctctcaagattcagggatgatgacacGGAGCTCGAGAGATCTTCTTAtgttatggttgtcttagggtaCTCTAGGTGTTTATGGTCCTTTGTGTTTGTGTTTTAGTGTGCTTGTATGGGTCAactattttgttttgtttcgtgATTTGAATGCaaataattctcaaaaaaaaaccAAAAACGTACCAATCTATCATCACGACCGCAGACTTCCCTTTAAAATAAGGTATAAATATAAATATGCTAACTTTTCAGCTGAAACCATTGCCGGCATTAATAGTTGCATGCGAGACCAAACTAAATCAAACAACGTATCAACCTATCGGATCCAGATCCTCTAACATAGGATGGGAAGTCAGATAAGCTACAGTAGCCTGACTTTCCTTCACTAGATTCCTGTAATTTGCAGCCTAACACAATGATTTAAGAACAGTGATTACCTACAGTAATACGCGAACAACAGTAGTTTTTAAACCGTGCTCGTTCTCTGACTTCCTTTCACCATTTTACACAAGATGATGCTGTAGCTCTTTAACTTGCCTTGTGCAAGTTAGAGGATCTGGTTCCCAACCTACCATGACCGCAGAGGCGCAGACTCAAATATGCCTAACTTTACAGCTGGTAGTCGCAGGCGGCTACGAAACATCGCCAGTACATGTATAACACAACCGATCGATTGCCAGCTTCCCTCCTTCAGAGTTCAGAACACTGCCACTGAAACACAGAAGCAAATATGCAGAGCACCGTTGTGCTTTACACATGGATGGTGAGGGGCCACCTCCACCCCATGACACAGTTCGCCCACCATCTCGCCGCACATGGCGTTCctgtcaccgtcgccgtcgccgacgtccCGTCTACAGGCAAGTCCTCTGAGACCATTGCCGGCCTCGCCGCATCCTATCCTTCCGTCTCCTTCCACCTACTCCCGCCGTCAGCGACCCGTTCCGCCCAGACGGCTGACCCCGATGCCGATCCATTCATCGCCCTTGTCGCCGACCTCCGCGCCACCAACTCTGCCCTCCTCGCCTTCCTGAGGTCCCTCCCCTCCATCAAGGCTCTAATCACCGACTTCTTCTGCGCCTACGGGTTTGATGCCGCCGCAGAGCTCCGCGTCCCGGCCTACCTTTTCTTCACCTCCGCTGCGTCGGTCCTTGCTGCCTACCTGCACATCCCCGTCATGCGCTCCACTCTCTCCTTCCGGGACATGGGGCGCAACCTGCTGCACTTCCCCGGAGTCCACCCAATTCCGGCGTCCGACTTGCCGGAAGTGCTGCTCGACCGCGGCGACAGCCAGTACAAGGCAATCCTTAGCCTTATGGAGCAGCTGCCAAGATCTAAGGGCATTCTGTCTAACACGTTCGAGTGGTTGGAGTCCCGCGCCGTTAAGGCGATAAAAGACGGGACTCCCCGTCCCGGCGAGTCAGTACCGGCATTGTACTGCGTCGGTCCATCGGTCGGCGAGGAGAGGGGAAGCACCGTGAAGCACGAATGCCTAAGATGGCTAGACAAGCAGCCAGCGCGGAGCGTGGTATTCCTCTGCTTCGGGAGCGCGAGCTCGGTGCCCGCAGAGCAGTTAAAGGAGATCGCCGTGGGACTGGAGAAGAGCGGGCACGCGTTCTTATGGGCCGTGCGAGCACCCGTTGCACCGGACGCCGACGCGACGAAGCGGTTCGAGAGGCGGGCCGAGGCGGCGGTGGAGCCGCTGCTGCCGGAGGGATTCTTGAACAGGACGAGGGGACGCGGGATGGTGGTTTCTTCCTGGGCGCCGCAAGTGGAGGTGCTCCGGCACCCGGCGACCGGCGCGTTCGTGACGCATTGCGGATGGAACTCTACGCTAGAGGCTGTTGTAGCCGGGGTGCCGATGCTGTGCTGGCCGATGTACGCAGAGCAGAGGATGAACAAGGTGCTCGTCGTGGAGGAGATGAAACTCGGGGTGGCCATGAGCGGCTACGACGAGGGGATAGTTAAAGCGGATGAGGTAGAGGGGAAGGTGAaactgatcatggagtccgagcaAGGGGAGGAGATCAGGGAGCGGATGACGATGGCGCAAGAGATTGCTGCCAATGCGCTGGAAAGCGGTGGATCTTCGGCGGCAGCATTTGTTGACTTCCTGGATAATCTGAAGATTTCGATGCTCGATTGAATCGTTGACTATGCCTTTTTAGCCTTCTTCGTGTAATCGTGTTCACCTTGTCCAACATGTGTACTCTGGAGTGGAATTTTCAAAGTGAGCAACACCACTTAATCAGTATGCACAAAATGAAGTAGCAATCAGCTAATGGTGTCCCTTTTTTTCAAGAACACACAAGCTATATGTCTTTTGTACTCCCTCTATCCAAAAAAAAattatcttagatttgtctaaatacggatgcaTCTATCAGTACAAACTATTTGGGAAGGAGTAATGTGAAGATACGGGGCTTCGTGGCCTGGATCTGCGTGGCGGCTGCGACGAGTGCAGCAAGGATGGTCTTCGCTTTGCACTATGATCCATATAACAAAGAAAAAAAATCGATGATCAAAATGAGTGAAATACTAAGTCATAGATGGCACGTCATTCAAGAGACCATCAACAAGTTTTGCAGGGCATATGTACAAATGCAAAAGCGGTGGCCAAGTGGTGTAGGACTCCATGAGCTCGTAAGTTTTGCTTAATGTTGCTCTATCTGTTGGTAATGTGATTGTTCTGCTCTATGTTGCAATGTTTTGGTCATATGATTTTGTTGCTTTGCTAGCTCGGCCTCAGAGGCTTTGTACAACAAGAACAAATATAAGTCATTCATGAGGATTCATTGTTGGAGAAAGTTGATGCTCGCCCCCTGTCGgcgtcaaaatcggcggatcttgggtagggggtcccgagctatgaatcttggatcaatggggaacatgAGACGAAGGggacaatgtttatccaggttcgagccttcttgaagaggtaaaaccctacgtcctgcttgattgtattgatgtGTATATGAtggttacagagtcgatctaccacgagatcagatgaactaaaccctaggcgAGTAGGATGATGGTTTTTCTTCTAGCCTCTACGacctaaaccctctggtttatatagacacttggggtcctagggttacacatggtcgattACAATGAAGGAATAAACATGCTGATTCTCTCATCTttacttggaggacacaccaaggccCCGAAGGTTTCCTGTCCGGATAAAGACTCGCCTTATAGTAGTTGTAGAGCAGCCCACCTATCCGGCCCATTAAAGGCCGGcagcctgaggaccccttagtccaggactcccacaacccCCGCGTTGCTTAGGCGACCGACTCGGGGGAACCTAGCGTGCCGCCGGCTAGGACTcccttcctcctccctctctcctcacCTACACATGAGGCCGACATCGGCCAAGCTCGCGGCACAACCAGGGACTGTGGCGGCGGGGCTTGCACTGCTCCTCTCGATCTAGGGCAGAGAGCTCGGATCGGGGGCGGCAGCCCTCTGATGAGGCCACCCTCTCCTGTGGCGAGGATGGGACTGGCGGCTTGCGGGTCACCGGATCGGGCGGCTAGCGGCTAACCTGCAGGTTGGGGTTGGAGATTTGTTGCCCGAGCGGCCGACGCCAGATCTGGCAGCTGCTCCCGATATGGTGTGCTCCAACCCGGTCGGATCTTAACCGGTCACACGACTATGGGCGGAGCAGGTGGTGGGGGTCTAGATCGGGATAACTCCATGGTCGTCTACGGTCGGGCGCGATGGTGACGACGCCTGAGGGCACCAGTTTTCTTCTTTAAGACGTCGGTCGGTCTGCCCTACCTCTTCCCACCTCACTGCTACTCGGGTGAAAATCTTAACTATGGTGGGCAGCGACGGTGCTCTGGGCGTCgtgtccttcttgaaggcatcgtcgtgaGATCATTGTGGTGGTGGGCATCGTGTGGGCTCGTTGGTAGCTGCAGATGGTGTGCCCTTCTCCCTCCAGTGGCATCTgtgccaggggaaaccctagatctgggtgtGCCGAATCAGATGATGATGGGGACTTCGGTGTCGTTCTCCCTCTTGAGGGCATTGTTTTGGAGCAGGTAGTAACTAAAGGGGCCAATAGGTGGAGCGCTGTTGTATTTACCACATCAAAAATGGCGGGCCTCGACGATGTGGCATAGTGGAGTCTTGGCATTGGGCATGGGTTGATGGACACTGTCACGAAACATAGTACAAAAAATTGCCCTACGATCACccaagaacaatatgaagatgcatataggaTTTGAATCAACAATTGTTACCGACTCCGGAGTGCAGCAGAAGTAGACGAGTCAGTGTacatcgtacttggagtccctcaacTGTTGACGATCCCGCAAACCGCCCTCGAATGATCCCtcacacagaagaccgaaagcacaacctctctacttggttgcaagcatatGATCTTC from Triticum aestivum cultivar Chinese Spring chromosome 3B, IWGSC CS RefSeq v2.1, whole genome shotgun sequence includes these protein-coding regions:
- the LOC123065626 gene encoding anthocyanidin 5,3-O-glucosyltransferase gives rise to the protein MQSTVVLYTWMVRGHLHPMTQFAHHLAAHGVPVTVAVADVPSTGKSSETIAGLAASYPSVSFHLLPPSATRSAQTADPDADPFIALVADLRATNSALLAFLRSLPSIKALITDFFCAYGFDAAAELRVPAYLFFTSAASVLAAYLHIPVMRSTLSFRDMGRNLLHFPGVHPIPASDLPEVLLDRGDSQYKAILSLMEQLPRSKGILSNTFEWLESRAVKAIKDGTPRPGESVPALYCVGPSVGEERGSTVKHECLRWLDKQPARSVVFLCFGSASSVPAEQLKEIAVGLEKSGHAFLWAVRAPVAPDADATKRFERRAEAAVEPLLPEGFLNRTRGRGMVVSSWAPQVEVLRHPATGAFVTHCGWNSTLEAVVAGVPMLCWPMYAEQRMNKVLVVEEMKLGVAMSGYDEGIVKADEVEGKVKLIMESEQGEEIRERMTMAQEIAANALESGGSSAAAFVDFLDNLKISMLD